Within the Clostridia bacterium genome, the region CTTTGGTAATGAGTCAAACTCAGCCTACCGTCTTTGAGACCTGGTTTACAGAGCCTCAGAAATTAATTGATTTGAAAACTGCGGTAAAAGATATAACAGAACCTCTGAAACAATTGGGATGGTATGACAAAATGGATCCGGAAATGCGCGAATCATTAAGCCGTGACGGAAAAATTTATGGAGTTCCCAGAGATGGTTACGGCTTGGGGTTATATATCAATAAAAGAATTTTTGCCGATGTGGGCATATTTTATGACTGGAATGATGACGGCGAAATTGATATTTATGATGAAGAAGGAAAGCCGTTGTATCCCACTACATTTGAAGAATTGACTCAGGCAGCCATAACAGTAACACAAGCTACCAACAATAGTACAAAAGGATTATTGATTTTATCAGCAAATCGTAACGGCGGCTGGCAATTTTCTAATATTGCATGGAATTTTGGAGCAAGTCTTCAGATTCAAAACAATCAGGATAAATGGATAGCCAATCTTAACAGTCCGGAAGCAATAGCAGCATTGCAATGGATAAAAGATTTGAAATGGGAACATAATGTTTTGTTGGAAGGTACGTCTTATACATATTCAGATTGGTATGAAAAGATAGGAACAGGCGCAGTTGCTATGTGTTTTGCCGGAAGTGATGCATTATCAACACCTATTACTATGTTTGATATGGATAAAGAAGATGTTGTTTTTGTACCTATGCCTGAAGGACCCGGGGGACAATATACTCTGTTCGGGGGAACTCCTTTTATGTTTTCATATTATGCCAGTGATGAACAAGTGCTGGGAGCATTAAGATTTTTAGAATATATGGGACGTTCGCCCGAAGTAAGTGAAATCGCTTTAGGAAGTTTGGAATTAGGGGCTTCTACAGCCATTAAAAATAATATGATAGTCGTAGACAGTATAAAACCGTGGATTAATGAAGATTATCGGACGGCAGCAAAGGAAATAGAGCAAAGACACTGCAATGTTAATATCGACTATTTTAAAGACTTTTTTAATAACGTAAATTCTACTAAGCGTTCTGAAGAGCCATATTATTGTCAGGAGATGTATGCTGAGCTTGATACATGTCTGCAAGAGGTTTTGAGAAGACAGACGGCAGACCCTTCAGCACTCCTTGCAACAGCTAACAGCAATTTTCAATCGCAATATATGAGCAAACTGGCTTAAGGTAAAGGCTTAAGATGATAAAACAAACCCAGAAGAAGTTAATACCTGTAATTAAGAGCAATTTAGGCGGATGGTTATTGATGCTGCCGGGACTGATATTGTTTTCTTTTTATCTGTGGTATCCGCTGTTAACAACAGCATTTAATTCATTTTTTGTAATTGAAGGTGTTAAGCGGGGAGCTTTTTCGGGGTTTAAAAATTATATAGAAGTATTTAAAACTCCCATATTCAAAGATGCATTTTTTAATACTTTGGAATATACTTTCTGGTCATTAATTATAGGCTTTCTGGTGCCTATAATTATGGCGCTTATTCTTTCCGAAGTTATACATTTTAAAGGCTTTTTCAGATTGAGTCTTTATTTTCCCAGTATAGTACCGGGAATAGCAGCAGTGCTGTTGTGGAAGTTTTTATACAACCCGTCAAGCGGCGGAGTCCTGAATTCTATCCTTGCTCTGTTTAATCTGAAGCCTTCCTTATGGCTTGATGATCCCAATATTGCCATACCTTTAGTTGTATTGACAATGACATGGAGGGGGGCAGGAGCTACAATGTTAATTTATCTGGCGGCTTTGCAAAGTCTTGATTCCGCTTACTACGAAGTCGCAAGACTTGACGGCGCCAATGCATTTAAAAGAATTATCCATATAACACTGCCGCATCTGTCATCTACTATAAAGATGTTGCTGGTTTTACAGATTATTTCTGTTTTTCAGGTGTTTTATGAGCCATGGGTTATGACTTCAAGCACCAACAAAAGCACAATATCTTTGATGTTACTTAATTATAATTTTTACTTTATAGAAATGAACGGACAAGGCAAATCTTCGGCATTAGCGGTAATGATAGCGGCATTTTTGGTTTTGTTTACTTTTATCTATAATAAACTGTCCAATAAAGACGGAAGAAAACCGATCAGGGAAAAAAGCAAATGAAAAAATTATTAAACAAAACGGAAGGAATATTTACCTTTTCCGATTATAAAAAAGTTAAAGGCAAAATTATTTATGCTGTATTAATGCTTTTTTTATGTATAAGTTTTCTTATAAGCGTGTTTCCGCCTGTCTGGCTTTTTGTATCCAGTTTTAAAGAAGCAGCCGAACTTTACAGCGTACCTTATCGCTTTTTCCCAAAAAACTTTGATATTAAGAAAATTCTGACTGTCTGGAATTATCTTAATTTTTCAAAGTATTTTATTAACTCGTTTATTGTGATAATCGGTGCGTGTATCAGTTCTGTTATATTTAACGGCTTGCTTGCCTATTCCGTTTCTATTATAAAACCCATTGGATACAGATTTATTAACGCACTTATTACTATGAGCCTGATGATTCCGGCTATTACCAGTATGGGAGTGCTTTTTTCAAATATTACAAAACTTAATCTCATCAACAACTATATTCCGCTGTGGCTGGCATTTGGTGCCAATGCCATGTATTTTTTAATGATGAAAAATTATTTTGATTCATTGCCAAAAGCTTTGATAGAAGCCGCAAAACTGGACGGATGTAATAAACTTCAGATTTTTTATCATATTATTTTGAGATTATCACTGCCTATTATAATGGTAGTTCTTATATTTACTGTTAACGGAGCATGGTCGGATTTCTTGCTTCCGTATCTTGTCCTGAGGCAAGACGATTTACGGACTGTTATGGTTAAGATTTTTGACCTTCAGAGCAACATGGGCGTCAGCGGGAACTTTGGTCCTGACGAACTTCTTATGGTGCTGTCTTTTTCAATTGTTCCGCCTGTAATTTTATTTGCATTTTTTCAAAAATACATTACTGCTGCTGCAGCTTCAGCTGGAATTAAAGAATAATAAAACAGGAGTTTTTTATTGATATGGCTAAGACCGCATGTCGTTATTTTAAGGGTGATGGATGGACTATAGAAGAAATAGGTTATGACGCCGAAAAAAACGCCGTATCTGAAAGCATTTTTTCGCTTTGCAATGAGTATACCGGCGTAAGAGGTATAATAGAAGAAGGCGTCAGTGCCAAAAGTCTTATCGGAACATATTTTAACGGTATATATGAATATGCCAAAGATATAACCCCTATTCATTATAAAGGTATTGTTCAGCGCACTCATTTTATGATTAACAGTGTTAATTATCTTTACACAGAGATATATGCAGACGGATTGAAACTGGACATAGCAAAATGTAACATCAGTGATTTTAAACGCAGTCTGAATCTTAAAAACGGAGAATTGATACGTTCTTTTATATGGAAAACTCATAAAGGAAATTTGGAAGTATCTTTCAGACGGTTTTTATCCATGATTGATTGCCGTTTTGGTTTTCAAAAGATACATATAAAATCGATAGATTTTGAAGGCGAAATACAAATTATATCAGGACTTGATTTTAATATTCTGCATTTTTCAAAAG harbors:
- a CDS encoding extracellular solute-binding protein yields the protein MVKKVIIFIICVILVFPIGLLNGCKDNGKIKINLGMWPSQELTNDIKMYQTWKELFEKEYPQYEIVVDTYKYNPDTFLPLVMSQTQPTVFETWFTEPQKLIDLKTAVKDITEPLKQLGWYDKMDPEMRESLSRDGKIYGVPRDGYGLGLYINKRIFADVGIFYDWNDDGEIDIYDEEGKPLYPTTFEELTQAAITVTQATNNSTKGLLILSANRNGGWQFSNIAWNFGASLQIQNNQDKWIANLNSPEAIAALQWIKDLKWEHNVLLEGTSYTYSDWYEKIGTGAVAMCFAGSDALSTPITMFDMDKEDVVFVPMPEGPGGQYTLFGGTPFMFSYYASDEQVLGALRFLEYMGRSPEVSEIALGSLELGASTAIKNNMIVVDSIKPWINEDYRTAAKEIEQRHCNVNIDYFKDFFNNVNSTKRSEEPYYCQEMYAELDTCLQEVLRRQTADPSALLATANSNFQSQYMSKLA
- a CDS encoding sugar ABC transporter permease, with translation MIKQTQKKLIPVIKSNLGGWLLMLPGLILFSFYLWYPLLTTAFNSFFVIEGVKRGAFSGFKNYIEVFKTPIFKDAFFNTLEYTFWSLIIGFLVPIIMALILSEVIHFKGFFRLSLYFPSIVPGIAAVLLWKFLYNPSSGGVLNSILALFNLKPSLWLDDPNIAIPLVVLTMTWRGAGATMLIYLAALQSLDSAYYEVARLDGANAFKRIIHITLPHLSSTIKMLLVLQIISVFQVFYEPWVMTSSTNKSTISLMLLNYNFYFIEMNGQGKSSALAVMIAAFLVLFTFIYNKLSNKDGRKPIREKSK
- a CDS encoding carbohydrate ABC transporter permease, with amino-acid sequence MKKLLNKTEGIFTFSDYKKVKGKIIYAVLMLFLCISFLISVFPPVWLFVSSFKEAAELYSVPYRFFPKNFDIKKILTVWNYLNFSKYFINSFIVIIGACISSVIFNGLLAYSVSIIKPIGYRFINALITMSLMIPAITSMGVLFSNITKLNLINNYIPLWLAFGANAMYFLMMKNYFDSLPKALIEAAKLDGCNKLQIFYHIILRLSLPIIMVVLIFTVNGAWSDFLLPYLVLRQDDLRTVMVKIFDLQSNMGVSGNFGPDELLMVLSFSIVPPVILFAFFQKYITAAAASAGIKE